DNA from Macrobrachium rosenbergii isolate ZJJX-2024 chromosome 21, ASM4041242v1, whole genome shotgun sequence:
TGTGGGACGAATTAATTGAATTTCCattacagtcgacccctggtattcTTGGGGGTTGGGTACCACTACCCGCCGCAAATAGCCCAAATCCATGAATACTTTAAACCAAAACACTTATAActcatattttgatagtttaaacactgaaaaaccctctaaaaaagggattttgacaaaagaaaaatctatttctggggaggggcccgtgtcacccggtgaaataatccattcagcacttatttctaggtaattccgttgctgtataccagagaaaagctaaatgcaaagctggggttactacccccagggcgagctccatgaaatggagtcgtgaaTGGAAAAGGGTGAGagtgtcacaatcacgggaccccgCTCcataaacattcccaatgtcaaaagtcccgaagatagaggtgccgttacaacccctgcaccactcgcggactgcaGACAAGGCAATACTaatcgcattccatgttagcacccacccgactagaatgatgtttaccctgggagggaatgaatgaaaattaggggtgggtcaccgggtgacacgggcccctccccagaaatagatttttcttttgtcaaaatcccttttctggatcggggcccgtgtcagccagtgaaataataacagagaattaaatatcattcttatgctttTAATGACAATGAACTGCTAGCGGAGAAGCAAAACTATAAACCCACCAAACAGATTCAGTCACTGTTACTTGGAAAACGTATGTAGTTTACGAAAGGAACTAGTGGGAAATATAAGATCTAACAGCTAATGTACTTGAAACATAGTTAAACAtaacaatgatataaaataacaTGGGCAGAAGGCAagctgtgaagtatgcctgacccCGTTGACTGTAAGGGAATAACTGAGGTAGGGATGGGGAAAGTGACTAAGAACCAGAAGGGAATCAGAGGGAGGGACAACATTCCCTTCCGCCACTATAGAGAATTCAAGAGCttctaaagatttcaaatagtgacatttgaaaactaggggagaattccaccctgaacatttggtaagatcctcgaaattcatgtaatgaaaataattgatggaagtggccactgctctaatATCATGAGCTTTGGAGTTGAATCTGAATAggcttgtttaataaaacacaaaacttgctgcctaatagcagacacagtgacagtacagtactaccccccccccttttctaaTAAAGAGAGGGCCTGACAGAAATTTGAGAGGTCCTGTCAAAATAAGCCTCTAAAGGAAtaaactgggcacagagacagaccttgtgaaaggggagtactttccaaggtgaccacccaATAGAGGATCTTCAACTTTagctagaaagttagggtgaggaatccgCAACACCTCTCCTGATGTGGGGAAACCAATATGGTTGGTtcctctagacagggcagacagttcaggaatactagcactagaagctaagctgattaaaactagggtcttccccaacaaggaaaggtaagaacaagattgATTGTTctttaccgaagctaactccgagacattactcaaagaccaggaaaccgaacgttgacggagtactggtctcagacgagcacaggccttagggttgaaagttaagggcctgtgaggaCGATTTCAAAAACCGTAtaaaacactttcctcggggcCGATGCAGCTGCAGCAAATTTACTGGGGTCGGACCTTTCCAAACAATGACCTAAAAGGGGATTACTAGACttgtggtcattactgtagcttcagaaACTAtatgaagagtgctagttacttaactgcagaaccatactgcagccGAGTAGAATCccttgtctgattctaggaagacAATAATAATAGGATCAATAACAGTGTCCTACCCtgagtatttttatagttttatcataaaaaatgcatttagtcaagaaaataacaaaatacagtaacCTGTGAATATTTCCCTATGAAAATGCtgtgaataggtgaattttccacgaataagtGAAGCCACAATACGGGACCACGAATAGGCGATGTTCCACTGTATTCCTTATGGGAATATTCGGATCGATATATGAACAttttgatatacaaattggaatttGGAATTAATTAAATAAGTGTACCAAGGAACCAATGTACCTTTGTATGACAGCATGGAGGATCTGCGTCATCCTGAACCTCCTATCAGTAGAAGGGAGAATCACAGGAATTGCAAATCCATCAGAACCTGAATACAAGAGGAAAAGTCTGCGAATACAACTGTTAATTTTACAAAGAGTGACCTATTCTCAGCCCTTTCAGTTGGTTTTTTCCTTGCAGCTGTTTCAACATGCCAAGGAAGCTAATGACAAGTCATACCATGAATGAGAAAGTTCCCTTGGGTTAAATATATTCTGGGGTAAGACCTTTCGTTGATGACTCCATCCTTGGTTAACATTGTACCAGGCGAAGCAttgtactgtaaatgaaataagagGTTTGGATAtaggaaatatgatttttttttatgtatcatttccatcttaagtatattttaaaatgcTGATTAATGTAATTGTGATATAATTCCTTACAGATTGATGATACTAAGGACTCAACAGATGCCAAGGAATTGCCTGCTGTAAATGGCATTATCTCTCCTGAGGAAGTTGTTAAGCAAAATTCATCATCTTTGACAACAGCAGTTTTGCATAATGAAGTTCCTTCCCCCGTATCACATACTGAATCACATTCACGAATTCAGACACAAGgtagcatgctctctctctctctctctctctctctctctctctctctctctctctctctctctctctgatattgtaTGAGTTAGCAAGGTTGAAAGGGGCTTGGGAAGAACTGAATATTTGGCTTGAATGATACATTGGTGAAAAATGTAATGATCTTGAGGGTTACAGAAGTGAATTTCATGGTTATTGtaataaagtgaaataatttaGGAAAGTGAGGAAAATAAAACGGGTCCTTAATCCATTACTGCAAAGTGCTAAAAAGTGAAATTGTTTAAATGTACTACCAGCTAAGATAAATACAGCATGCATGTTGGAAATAGAAGAACATAAGAAATTTATGTGAAATATTACTGTAATGCTGATGTTCCTCAATGCAGATTGCACTTGTGGTAATTTTCCCTCTgaatttaaattactgtatattgttttgAGTCAGTACaggtcagatatttaattttgtagAAAGTATGTAATATCAGATGTACATGTAAAGATCACCAGCATAggtctttcttttatattataatatattcccAATTTTTATGTGTACTGTAGTTCCATCCATTTTTAATGCTTCCATTGGACATGTTTAGTTATTAACTTTGTGATATTGTGTATCAGTGTTACATATTGCTATTGTTGCTGTTGCCACtgttatttcatttctaaatcttAGTTGAATTAACCAtttcaaaaaacaggttttggcgtaggaaaaacctatttttggtagctgctgtaaGTCCTCAAAGGAGCTACACTCATGGTCCCCCCAGGGCTCCACAAGACAGACCAACcagttacaaagaattctcttatagatGTTCTCAGCCTGAATAGTGCTTTGGCACATTTATAGAATATGAAGGGCTCTATCTTCTGTCCTACACCGACTGCCTCAGCTCTCTCTATGTCCCACTCGCAAAGTGACAAAAGCATACGTCGCCCATCTTACTTGCCAGGTCTGTGCAAGGTGAATGCTCACCCCAGTCCCATGCTTTTTTGTCAGgggaagtgggtgggtttgaggactcgcagcagctaccaaaaataggttttttcctatgtcaaaacctctTTATTGATAGTGTAGGTATTGCTTGTCCTAAAAAGAGCTTACTAAAGAAATTGAGAGGTGgcaaaatggcttagctcctaataaatcccaacaacccaaatCAATTTTTCGGTCTGAATTATAGTGCaaggttattaaccattttctgcATGCTGAATACCCGAAGGGTTTGgtaataaagaacaggaaacaactcATGAACCAATATATCtccaagtttttaaattttttggcaaagctcaccattatgaaaaaatgtatttcctaGGGAAAAAACAAACTTCACAACAATTTTCCCAACACCTGTGACATCACTGTTGGCGGAGTAATACCCATTGGAAGTAGATCCGCATGAATGTGTTCCTTTTAACACTTGGAAAGAATCTCcaatattaaggataactggggaactgtCATTGTCACAAGTgccatttagttttattataaaaactacaaaggaaaTATTGGCCTCTAGAAAACAACAAGGCTAGCAAGTCAAGCACGATTGGAAGCTATGATAACTAATGTGTTTCTTAAACAAGAAGTTAGGCTAACCTGATTTACCCTTCGATAACCTCAAATTATCTATCAGTGTTAAAAAGGTCATTGAATGattagttttaaaaacaaaattgtctaatattattgccttaatgCCAATTTTCACTTTGTCAGACAAGAAAAAACATCACGGCTGTTACAGTGTAGCCTAGCGATGTACTCCTAACTTCTTGCCTTGCAAGAGGCCTATTGGCTcctaatttaaacaaatataagcctacccattaaaattttaaggaactaaaacttttaactgggtcttaaaactaagtaCTTAGTTTGATTGGTGTACAGGTAATAATGCTCGAAAAATGCACAAACACGATTTCCAGAGGGCAACCTGGGGataagtgaactcttggacagaccagGGTGTAATGAGGATGGTGGTTGACATACGACGTTGTCACACCTGTGAGAGTGGGATGTAGATAGAGCCATGGCAGTCGTTGTAGGACAGTAGATAGAGCCCTTTACATTTTATTGCtatgccaacaagcactattctggctgagaccaactataagagaatttgTAATTGATTCGTTTGTCTTATGGTGCCCTGGGgtaccatgagagtgtaactcctttgaggataaGCAGCGGCTTctctataaaaaattaaatattagtaAATTGCATTCCTATCATGTGACTTACTTGTGCATAACCTTTAATTCCTCTTATATTTTCAGGTGCAAGTAGCACATCTAATAGTAGCAGTACTGGAACTGTGAGTAGTAGTGGTGTTCGCATAACGGCTGCTGAAGATCCTCCTCTCACTACATCACAATATAGGGGTGATGTTCATCATCCGTCaggaagcagtgttaccagaaaatcatcatcatctgacaCACGACTCCTCCTTGGCAATGATATTGAGGCAGATGCTGAggacaaatataaaagaagaccACCCATTGAGGGGAAAGATCCTgatgaagataaatataaaagaagatcAGCCATTGAATGGTTCTCCAGGTGGTGGAGGTAAGCAGTGAGTGTTTCTTACGTATTAAGGCTATGGATGGAGTTGGAATTTAGGTCAGTGACATATAAGATGCAGTTAGTCCACAAACTGTGGGTTAGGTTGTGTGAGACTGCAATGAttgatatatttcttcatttgaatGATAATGTCGCATGTCTTCTATATCCCTCCTCGTACATCTGTGATGATAAGTTGAATGCTTAATGTTAAATGTCTGTGATACTTGGAAACCATGAGTCAAGTAAACATTGGAATCTATATAGTGAGGTAAAATCCCATGAAGAACATTAGGGATCAGATGAAAGGCTAAGCAGAATGCTTGTAGAAAGTTGGGTTACAATGGAACTAATTTTTTGCCAAcactaaaatcaaaacaaaggcaaatccttcaggccagctctGTAAGAGCTAGGTAAATTTGTTCAGTGTTCTGATTAAACTACTGTACTTAACAGTaattatttgggatgaacctTACTTGTAATTAAAGATAGATATATCTGTGTGCCAGTAGGCGAGTCggcattaaaaacaagtaaaaaatgtgccaaagtttcagCAGTgcagtcgagtttctgtacagccgctacagtgtataatcaaggacaccaaaaatagatcaatctttcggtggtctctgtataatgctttatgagcagtggcccatgaaactttaagcatggcccagtggtggcctatcctgtatcgttgccagaagcacgattatggctaactttaaccttaagtaaaataaaaactactgaggctagaaggctgcaatttggtatgtttgatgattggagggtggatgagcaatgcacaattttgcagccctctagcctcagtagtttttaagatctgagggtggacagaaaaatgcagacaaaaaagtgtgaacagaataaagtgcagatggacagacaaagctggcacaatagttttcttttacagaaaactaagaagaagCTTAACTGACCTGTTtcctgtttttatgtttatgataatgTAGGGTTGCCATATGTCCGGATTTTCCCGTATTTGTCTTGCATTTAGGTGTCAAAATCCTCGTCTGGtgggaattttaaaatttctgcaaATGTCTGGAATTTCagcttttatacaaaaaaaatataattaaataaaataaaaacaagaagaagacgacgacaacaacaacaatctgtCAGGCGTTACCAACTAGGCTGCAAGTATTTTCACTAATGAGAAGTCAGTGGATAAAAGAGAGGAATAAGTTGAATGTTGCTACAATGAAGGGTCTCTTGACATTACAAAACAACTTCCATGAGACATCATGCAGTGACTTCAACAACTACATAAGATCCGATAAAGTTCTCCTGAAAAGTATCAGATCTAAAAAATATGGATGGACACACACCACACAACATGCAGCCACAGACATAATGAGCAAAGAAGACTGTAACTAGATTAAGATTAAATAGAAATTCAAGATAATCAGCCTTATGttaaggtaagtttttttttattattttaccatacACACATGTGTGCCCATCAGTGATAGATCAtacaaactacatttttttttaactagggaaGAGGGGACCATTCAAGAGGGAAGCGTCCTGTATTTTGACTGTTCAGATACGGCAGCCCTATGATAATCAGTATTATATTgaaagatatgtacagtattgtactgtaaCTTGTAACTGGGGTTGGTGtgcttgctacagcttgttttgttcatgtttttacatgtatgtttttccacattttattaaaggatatgtaaactactgtactgtaacttgtaatgaaatacttctagcacaaagttaaaaaagaagagagagagagagagaacaacaccTGTCATCATTGAGAAAATCCATgtgtactaaagatgtaaacacaggcTGTTTTACACAAACAGCTTCCTTGGTAGGGCAAAGTGAGTTAAGGGgacttagatttttttatgaatatttttgaagtttaaaaaaatggttaaatggtcgtgcaagacatgagcaacaccttctatcacgtgaccaaagcattttttcgaaatattaaaattgatggggttttggacgtgaggtagggctgacgtttggctcctaatgactattgtcatttttttcctttattcgcctaatttattcattattttgatttttataacttatctgtctggcagtgtctggcaacaacaatggcttgttgGTGGTAGGAGACAGGGTTGCCACCATACATTGAAAGCGGGTGGTGGAACACTTTTACTCagcaattttttttgtcttttttccagtaactctaaatacaatcactttcaccttcaaaaattcACAgattgaaatgaataaaggatgtatatgatgacaagttttatatcaaatctcggttagataaaatagtgttattaggtgcaaggtaggaaattgcaggggtaaagttcaggtcgaattctctgccaatagatgggatactgatattttaatgaagtgccaatcgtgtaggtttacagttagtcccagcaaagcgaattagcaatgggaaatctcagcaccatcaattgagtgagataaatattgaggaaattgaacacaactttggctatgagaaattcaacttgctaacacatctgtttggcacaagtgaaagtatagaagaagttcttcattcgagagacaaaaggcttgaaaatcaaactccaaagaccaaaaagaccaaactgaaaaaaacgactgaaaatgagtcaagaatatcagcccggtagctactaaacttctagtttcttagtttcaaacaaggcaacaatgagtcaggtggtacttgcTGAATAACACCCCTTTAtagagggaagggggtgacctggagccagaaatcaaccaaaataatgctctaatcAGTTTTTTCCATGAGTACaaaaaaaccacttgttgatACGGTCGTTTTTAAGTTTTcactttttgcacttcaaacgcaaactacatttttatttttaggccaactttaaagttaaatataccattggaaagaggaaagaaagatgaatatttgtttggggttaattttttcttaggttgatgaggaatgataatcaaattatacaaattttggggaaaaatccccgcccccatccaaaaaaaaaggaaaaggaaaagtagaaaaactcttcccattatttttttcatactgtgatatactttctgtgtatgaagccgcattgcaatagctctaaaaatgaaggaggtgaatcatttttaatttttatttattttttatttttttaataaaatccaaaataatcatccgatcactctcaaatttttcctggaacatcatttatgtataacataaaaattccataaaaatcggAGCATTATTTCAATGTTGTAAACAAATGAAATGTACTCTTGTATCATTTGATCTCTCATATCATGcactccttaaaattttgtcctcTAATATAATTTCAGTGTATACATATCTCGTGTATCATGTGAGCTTCATTTTTGATTGCCCAGATAACATTAGGCTAACCTCTTTTCCTTGGTAATCCCATCTTCTTGTTaattaaaggaaagtaaaacatgaaaatagtcttttcttactgaatttcattttcataaccaTATCTggtaattaacaaccacttaccaagaactgacataaacagcATTGAGTATGATGTAAACAAATGAattgggaaacagctgttttgtgattttgagggattttacttaacataaagtatgttagtttaccctTGTATACCGGTTTTACGTTTatgcacaaaagtaaaattaatcattCCAGTAATACATTGAtatcttttagcaactaaaaaattattgtcctaatttttcatttttttcagtgtatttataggggaaaaaaggtagatatgtaattgccttttgcataaagttttcagtttaaggtgtgatggttgttgtttataatcaTATTGAGGTATGTGGGATTAACAAGGATTAACAAGGTTAGGCGAAGAAGGTTAGGCAGTTGCCCTTGAACACTGCTAGATCTTTTTACTTACCCTCATCTGGATTTTGCCATTATCCAACAGGCCTTTGGCTCTGCAATGTATTtatccagataattgaaggaattctctctctctctctctctctctctctctctctctctctctctctctctctctctctctctctctctctctctctctctgagattataCCTGTAAGCTTTTCTTCTTCAGATTGGTCCATCGTTTATCTTTTACAACACGGGTATATTGATTGTCtacctgtaaaaaaaatggaattgaaaGTTTGAAAGAATGATTGCTGTTTCAGAGGATAATTAAAGCATGACCATGTCAAAGTTTAATTTACTTCATACATCTGTTATCATCTTAACATCTTTCTTTTCATAGCTTCCATGTTTTTTCAGAACCATGAGCCGACCATCATCTCGCCATCATCAGAGTCTGATTGGTGGAAGTCGACGTATGATCATTCTCCTGGTTCTTCTAGGCATTGTAACAATAATAGTCGTGCTGTCCTATTTTGCAAGAGGAGCATCAGATGATGACCCTTTATTAGATCCATTTAACAATCCTAATATTAGAGTAGAAGACAAATAgttatttaaaacttattttgtatattcaAAGCAATATGTGTTAAATCTTAGGAGACTGGCTCAAGTGTCTTACAATTTTCATCATACAGTTTTCAAAGGTATGTTCCCTTTGTGTGTCTGTGAGCCTGTTCTACGACTACATTTTCCAGTTGTAAATATAAACCATCTGTATAAAGGTGATTAAATGCAAAGAGTAAAGAACAAGTAGAATGAGTTAACCTTTTCTTACGTCATTTTGTAGGGAGATGAGGAAATATTGGAGGTTCTCTGTGGCTGATTGATATGTTGGCTTTTTCAAGTGTTGAATAGTTTTTCCTATGACTTCTTCATAGctgtgtgaaaaatatttgttgcttAGTTTACAGTATAAGTTATTATTCATTAGCACAGTACTATATATAGCATGATTCATCatattgtgattattttttttagctagaTAGATTATAGCTGTAGAGTATTATATGGAATGATTTTGAAAGAAAGTTATACAGTTGTGCTGCACTGTACTAAATGGGACTTGGTAAGGCTAGTCATTTGGATGAGGATTAAGCaatctaagaaatattttgagaaagtTTCTATATATGATGCAGATGCTTTGGTATTGCTTTTTCTCTGAAACTGTTCAGTTGTTGATTTAGCAAGATTTTGGGAAGGAGAGTAGGTGTGGATGGCAATAGTAGAGATATTTATCTGATGTAAGGTTTTGCACCTAATAGGCAAACAGTTGGGGGGGATGTGATAAATCCTTTGGAAAAGAgaattatgcataaaatataaagagCAAAATGTTTAATTAAGGTCGGAGGGAAATGTATTACTGACAAAAAATGTGACTGTGATctaaaatagttttatcacataaattgaatatttaaagaatggtacttataaatcaaaatatttttgaaaaattgaaatataagcaaaaccgaaaattatttgaaatatgagATGTCATTTTAAACTCAGAGTGAAACTGAGATTTATTTGGATAACATGAATTACGATTAAGTC
Protein-coding regions in this window:
- the LOC136850192 gene encoding zinc finger protein-like 1 — translated: MGLCNNCPKKKLTNQFCFEHRVNVCEHCMVKDHPACVVQSYLQWLSSSDYNPVCRICDDHLGTKECIRLVCYDVFHIDCLNDWATRLPPNTAPAGYRCPACSSPVFPASNLVSPVADHLREVLSVFPWARAGLWLPLIDDTKDSTDAKELPAVNGIISPEEVVKQNSSSLTTAVLHNEVPSPVSHTESHSRIQTQGASSTSNSSSTGTVSSSGVRITAAEDPPLTTSQYRGDVHHPSGSSVTRKSSSSDTRLLLGNDIEADAEDKYKRRPPIEGKDPDEDKYKRRSAIEWFSRWWRTMSRPSSRHHQSLIGGSRRMIILLVLLGIVTIIVVLSYFARGASDDDPLLDPFNNPNIRVEDK